Within Pirellulales bacterium, the genomic segment GATGCTGCAAAGCGATTCGGTGGCGCGGCTATTGGCCGAGTACGCCGCCGCGCGGCCGGCCTGCATCCTCGGCTCCACGCACAAAGAAGACCCGACCGGGCTGGGGCGGATTGTGCGCGACGCGACGGGCGCCTTTGTCGGCATCGTCGAGCAGAAAGACGCCACGCCCCAGCAGCAGGCGATCCGCGAAGTGAATATGAGCACGTATCTATTCGACGGACCGGCGCTCTTGCACGCACTCGATCAGTTGAAGGCCGACAACGCGCAGCGCGAGTATTACCTGACCGACTGCCCCGGCATTCTGCGGGCAGAAGGGAAGGACGTGCGCGCTTTGGCGGTGCTGAAACCGGTGGAGGCGCTGAGCATCAACACGGTGGACGAGTTGGGGGTGGTGGAGGCGGCGCTACGGGCGAGGGGGTGAGCAAGGCGGCGGTTGGCCTCGGCCGCCGACCGGCAATCGAGCCAGCGTCGATTAGAAATCGGCGGCATCGGCGCGGGCCGGATTGGGGCCAACCAGCGCGATGCAAGTAACGATTGCGATTAGCCGAATCATTGGGCGCGTGCCCTGCGTCTCAAGAAAAAGGCCAGCGCCAAGCCGCCGATCATCACCACGCCATTCAGGGCGACGATCCACCAGAACAGCGGCGAACGGTT encodes:
- a CDS encoding NTP transferase domain-containing protein, whose translation is MSKTVAIVLAAGKGTRMKSDLPKVLVPVLGRPMIEYVLDALRAGGVEQMIVVVGYRSDLAREQLGRHKDVSFVEQTEQLGTGHAVMMCKAALAGHTGPVIVVAGDSPMLQSDSVARLLAEYAAARPACILGSTHKEDPTGLGRIVRDATGAFVGIVEQKDATPQQQAIREVNMSTYLFDGPALLHALDQLKADNAQREYYLTDCPGILRAEGKDVRALAVLKPVEALSINTVDELGVVEAALRARG